The following proteins are encoded in a genomic region of Pelodictyon phaeoclathratiforme BU-1:
- a CDS encoding type II toxin-antitoxin system Phd/YefM family antitoxin has product MHITTDIKPVTYLKVKAADLLDQINDTRRPVIITQNGEPRAVLQDPKSYEEMRNALGLLKLLAQGEEDIRKGNIRQQEDVFNDLERLLREPLS; this is encoded by the coding sequence ATGCATATTACTACCGACATCAAACCGGTCACCTATCTTAAGGTAAAAGCGGCGGATCTTCTTGATCAGATCAACGATACGCGTCGTCCGGTTATTATTACCCAGAACGGTGAGCCGAGAGCTGTTCTTCAGGATCCGAAAAGCTATGAAGAGATGCGCAATGCGCTTGGCCTGCTGAAGCTGCTTGCTCAGGGTGAAGAGGATATCCGCAAAGGGAACATTCGCCAGCAAGAGGATGTATTCAATGATCTTGAACGCCTCTTGAGAGAGCCGTTGTCATGA
- a CDS encoding type II toxin-antitoxin system RelE/ParE family toxin yields MSAGYRVLWTDVAERDLREIIAFIAVDTVQNALHVLEKIKDRAAELYTFPERGRVVPELHSCGIFVYRELIVSPWRVLYRIADSNVYITAVLDSRRNVEDILLHRLIQL; encoded by the coding sequence ATGAGCGCAGGCTACAGGGTGTTATGGACTGATGTTGCAGAAAGAGATCTCAGAGAGATTATAGCCTTTATTGCAGTTGATACTGTGCAGAATGCCTTGCATGTCCTGGAAAAAATCAAGGATAGAGCGGCGGAATTGTATACGTTTCCCGAGCGGGGCAGGGTTGTTCCGGAGCTTCATTCCTGCGGCATTTTTGTCTATCGGGAGCTGATTGTTTCGCCGTGGAGGGTGTTGTACCGGATAGCCGACAGCAATGTCTATATAACGGCGGTGCTTGATAGTCGCCGTAATGTTGAAGATATTCTTTTGCACCGACTCATTCAGTTGTAA
- a CDS encoding HAD-IA family hydrolase translates to MSIILLDIGSVLVSVDFMRFCRDVALDSVSGAQEIYRKYCTGELKAKLETGFIAPFEYLDVIAIDPHSRTMPLHELKLRWQDIFEPLEGAVGAVKRLKEHHSIWIMSDTDPLHFTFLLNNYPVLRDADRYYLSFEQGKMKNSVEAFKRVLENSGCGADEFVLIDDKEENCASASEAGIRSILFHNWRDTLALLYENKD, encoded by the coding sequence ATGAGCATTATTCTTCTTGACATAGGCAGTGTTTTGGTGTCGGTGGATTTTATGCGTTTCTGTCGGGATGTGGCACTGGATTCGGTTTCAGGTGCGCAGGAGATCTACCGGAAATATTGTACTGGCGAGCTGAAAGCTAAACTTGAAACCGGCTTTATCGCGCCGTTCGAATACCTTGACGTGATTGCCATCGACCCTCATTCCAGAACGATGCCGCTGCACGAGCTGAAACTGCGCTGGCAGGATATTTTTGAACCGCTCGAGGGCGCTGTTGGGGCGGTCAAACGGCTCAAAGAGCACCATTCCATCTGGATCATGAGTGATACTGACCCGCTCCATTTTACCTTTCTGCTCAATAATTATCCTGTACTGCGGGATGCGGATCGCTACTATCTCTCCTTTGAACAGGGGAAGATGAAAAACAGTGTCGAAGCATTTAAGCGTGTGCTCGAAAATTCAGGGTGCGGGGCTGATGAATTTGTTTTGATTGATGACAAGGAGGAAAACTGTGCATCGGCTTCAGAAGCCGGTATCAGGAGTATACTCTTTCATAACTGGCGTGATACCCTTGCGTTGCTATATGAAAATAAGGATTGA
- the arfB gene encoding alternative ribosome rescue aminoacyl-tRNA hydrolase ArfB, producing MLQITETIAIPDEEIELQTMRAQGAGGQNVNKVETAVHLRFDVKASSLPEDFREKLLLLKDHRMTKDGVIIIKAQRYRSQEKNRTDALMRLQALLQHVALPVKKRKPTSPTKSSKERRIESKVKRGAVKATRGPIDY from the coding sequence ATGTTGCAGATTACCGAAACCATTGCCATCCCTGATGAGGAAATTGAGCTGCAGACCATGCGTGCGCAGGGGGCGGGCGGCCAGAATGTCAACAAGGTTGAAACCGCTGTTCACCTGCGTTTTGACGTCAAGGCATCGTCGCTTCCTGAGGATTTCCGTGAAAAGTTGCTACTTCTGAAGGATCACCGCATGACAAAAGATGGGGTGATCATCATCAAGGCGCAACGGTACCGATCACAGGAGAAGAACCGGACGGATGCCCTGATGCGGCTGCAGGCGTTGCTTCAGCATGTTGCTCTGCCGGTTAAAAAACGCAAGCCTACTTCCCCCACCAAAAGCTCAAAAGAGAGGCGTATTGAGAGCAAGGTAAAGCGGGGAGCAGTAAAGGCGACAAGAGGGCCGATTGATTATTGA
- a CDS encoding glycerol dehydrogenase, with product MFRKAVFPGKYIQGVGAVGELPALLSVLGKKGLIVASPSVYDKVLPLCGFDWSLDALLVERFRGECCEEELARLSAIVTQKGVDVVVGMGGGKTIDTAKIVADRAGIPVIIIPTIASSDAPCSGCAVVYSKEGIFEAVYYQKMNPAVVLVDTAIIAAAPVRFLVSGMGDALSTWFEARSCERTHSVNECGGYGTMAGFGIARLCYETLLTYGAAAKIAGESHIVTPALERIVEANILLSGIGFESAGLAAAHSIHNGLTALAETHSFWHGEKVAFGVLAGLQLTDASPDESATVFSFCEEIGLPTTLADIGLGKVDRQKLMLVAEKACDQAQSIHHEAGTITAEKVLDAMIAADSIGQARRGKSFHQP from the coding sequence ATGTTCAGGAAAGCTGTTTTTCCAGGAAAATATATTCAGGGCGTCGGGGCTGTCGGCGAGTTGCCTGCATTATTGAGTGTATTGGGCAAAAAGGGGCTGATAGTGGCCTCACCCTCGGTTTACGACAAGGTGCTTCCCTTGTGTGGTTTCGACTGGAGCCTCGATGCTCTTCTCGTTGAGCGCTTCCGGGGTGAGTGCTGTGAGGAGGAGTTGGCCCGGTTATCGGCCATTGTCACGCAAAAGGGTGTAGATGTCGTCGTTGGCATGGGCGGAGGAAAGACTATTGATACTGCGAAAATTGTCGCAGATCGGGCGGGAATACCGGTGATTATCATTCCCACGATTGCCTCAAGCGATGCACCGTGCAGTGGCTGTGCAGTGGTCTACTCAAAGGAGGGGATTTTCGAAGCAGTCTATTATCAGAAAATGAATCCCGCAGTGGTGCTTGTTGATACGGCCATCATTGCCGCGGCGCCTGTACGCTTTCTGGTGTCCGGGATGGGAGACGCTCTCTCGACATGGTTCGAAGCTCGATCGTGTGAGCGTACGCACTCGGTCAACGAGTGTGGCGGGTATGGCACCATGGCGGGATTCGGGATTGCCCGACTCTGTTATGAAACATTGCTCACCTATGGCGCGGCGGCAAAAATTGCCGGTGAGAGCCACATTGTTACTCCGGCACTGGAGCGCATTGTTGAGGCGAACATTCTGTTGAGTGGCATAGGCTTTGAAAGCGCCGGACTGGCGGCGGCCCACTCCATCCACAATGGCCTCACCGCATTGGCCGAAACCCACTCCTTCTGGCATGGAGAAAAAGTGGCCTTTGGTGTATTGGCCGGGCTTCAGCTCACGGACGCATCGCCGGATGAATCCGCAACCGTTTTCTCATTCTGTGAAGAGATCGGGTTGCCGACCACCCTTGCCGATATCGGGCTGGGAAAGGTTGACCGCCAAAAGTTGATGCTGGTGGCGGAGAAGGCTTGCGATCAAGCGCAGTCCATTCATCACGAAGCGGGTACTATCACAGCAGAAAAAGTGCTTGACGCCATGATTGCGGCAGACAGCATCGGGCAAGCACGAAGAGGGAAGAGTTTTCATCAACCATAA
- a CDS encoding SUMF1/EgtB/PvdO family nonheme iron enzyme, producing the protein MTKATKGYQEVLKITGELDSALTWLHISDLHLSDRGRYDQEVILRALVASVKQFREEGRVPDLIVVTGDIAHSGKAEEYRQATLFFDDLLAAAGLDKRRLFVVPGNHDVDRTVNEFLPRTLDSDASSDKFFDPAGVAIAIQFQKLQAYSAWYNSYFAGFRSFPTDTTCSTVEVVQIRQVRVAMLLLNSALFCIDDQDHGKLLLGRRCLDKATKALQEQAADLNLALLHHPLDWLSAVERANIRATLGASVDLLLHGHYHETDTECTVSQHGGYLKLGAGASYQTREWPNCAMYATAQSGRVTIFPICYHDKPREVWALDTAIFPSPSYIGTFSLPKRVSPDVREAQALTTLDRDHLHDYHEALRRELDISNLLGTHALENVPVGLTDTFVALRLSDGWRSDCDLNVGEACQSSEQEQEQKFHEQIRKPEEVMRLVFEQQRLLLIIGDPGSGKTTLLKHYALTSLDDRKRLGFTEPLLVVFLPLRDLIVENGDYAPISHNLIAWSALHNLDIEEKHLSRWLQQRPTLLLFDGLDEISDPQQRIRACRWIDRIVASFKKAQVVVTSRSTGYRKAEGIELASRHTRADIMDFTSEQQQEFLEKWFRAAYLGELKPGSETQERWEKSQKEKAERKAKDIVLFLAQEKNRGVQALARVPLLLQIMAMLWKDRDYLPASRLKLYEAALNYILDYRDRQKGLEPLLPAEDALRVLAPVSLWMQEVVKRDEVERGAMQQQMQIQLKTLTKRYSAEEFCRNLVDRAGLLVEYRDREYLFRHKSFREYMAGLQLQKEWGREQRMATFAGYFGDDWWNEPLRFFIGQADAATFDAFMRELFNSPVSEEMTQKQQDLLTTLIEEAPQICFDALRSKLMEPETTLNRQRYLLQCLNAIGELEAHKEALEVVEQFNLSELSKERPLVAGTLNDPLGAEYLLIKGGSFDYSLTKKRETVPDLYVAKFTVTNRLFRQFISFLETKGSDVAGNLLFESYKKHLSALAESIKEFSSWLQQEKELSKRFASRYDDDKRFNKDDQPVIATWYAARAYCLWLSLLESDKDVFYRLPAEMEWEFAAAGEEGRSYPWPKERGEPTPKLANYNSNEGSTTPVGRYPEGATPEGLFDMAGNVWEWTDDWYGEKEGYRSVRGGSYYSSKADALRCSSRNDDLPGNWGSYNVGFRVIRSSHSFLPEHLIL; encoded by the coding sequence ATGACAAAAGCGACAAAGGGATATCAGGAGGTGCTGAAAATCACGGGTGAGCTTGATTCGGCTCTCACCTGGCTGCATATTTCGGATCTGCATCTCAGCGACCGGGGACGTTACGACCAGGAGGTGATTCTTCGTGCGCTTGTTGCATCAGTGAAGCAATTCCGCGAAGAGGGGCGCGTACCGGATTTGATTGTGGTTACCGGCGATATTGCCCATAGTGGCAAGGCTGAAGAGTACCGGCAGGCAACCCTCTTTTTTGATGACCTGCTTGCCGCTGCCGGGCTTGACAAAAGGCGGCTCTTCGTGGTACCCGGCAACCACGATGTTGACCGCACGGTGAACGAATTTTTGCCAAGAACCCTTGACAGCGATGCAAGCTCCGACAAGTTTTTTGATCCCGCAGGAGTGGCCATAGCGATCCAGTTTCAGAAGCTTCAGGCTTACAGCGCATGGTATAACAGCTATTTTGCCGGTTTTCGCAGCTTTCCGACCGACACAACCTGCAGCACCGTTGAAGTGGTGCAGATCCGGCAGGTCAGGGTGGCCATGCTTTTGCTGAACAGCGCTCTTTTCTGCATTGACGATCAGGATCATGGCAAGCTGCTGCTCGGTCGCCGCTGCCTCGACAAGGCGACGAAAGCGCTGCAGGAGCAGGCGGCAGACCTCAATCTTGCCCTGCTGCACCATCCGCTCGACTGGCTGAGCGCGGTTGAGCGTGCAAACATCCGGGCCACTCTTGGTGCATCGGTTGACCTGCTCTTGCACGGTCACTACCATGAGACCGACACAGAATGCACGGTGTCGCAGCATGGCGGTTACCTCAAGCTTGGTGCCGGGGCATCATACCAGACACGCGAGTGGCCTAATTGCGCCATGTATGCCACCGCACAGAGTGGCCGGGTGACCATCTTTCCGATATGCTACCACGACAAGCCGCGTGAAGTGTGGGCGCTTGATACCGCAATCTTTCCGTCGCCCTCCTATATCGGCACATTTTCTCTCCCGAAACGGGTGAGCCCCGATGTCAGAGAGGCACAGGCGCTCACGACGCTCGACCGCGACCATCTTCATGACTACCACGAGGCGCTCAGGAGGGAGCTTGATATCAGCAACCTTCTCGGTACCCATGCGCTCGAAAATGTGCCGGTAGGATTGACGGATACCTTTGTTGCCCTTCGCCTCTCCGATGGCTGGCGTAGCGACTGTGACCTCAATGTTGGTGAAGCGTGTCAGTCGTCCGAACAGGAACAGGAGCAGAAATTCCATGAGCAGATACGCAAGCCGGAGGAGGTGATGCGCCTTGTGTTTGAGCAACAACGGTTGCTGCTCATTATTGGCGACCCCGGTTCCGGCAAGACCACGCTGCTCAAGCACTATGCCCTCACCTCTCTTGACGACAGGAAGAGGCTTGGCTTCACTGAGCCGCTGCTCGTGGTTTTTCTGCCACTCCGTGACCTCATCGTGGAGAATGGAGACTATGCGCCGATCTCCCATAATCTCATTGCGTGGTCGGCGCTGCACAATCTTGACATTGAAGAGAAGCACCTCTCCCGCTGGCTGCAACAGCGGCCCACGCTCCTCCTCTTTGATGGTCTTGATGAAATCAGTGACCCGCAACAGCGCATCAGGGCGTGCCGATGGATTGACCGGATTGTCGCCAGCTTTAAAAAAGCGCAAGTGGTGGTCACCTCCCGTTCCACAGGTTACAGGAAGGCAGAGGGGATTGAGCTTGCCTCCCGTCACACGCGGGCCGACATCATGGATTTTACCAGTGAGCAGCAGCAGGAGTTTCTTGAGAAATGGTTCAGGGCGGCATATCTCGGCGAGCTGAAGCCAGGGAGCGAAACACAGGAGCGGTGGGAGAAGAGCCAGAAAGAGAAAGCCGAGCGGAAAGCGAAGGATATTGTGCTCTTTTTGGCCCAGGAGAAAAACAGGGGCGTGCAGGCATTGGCCAGAGTGCCCCTGCTGCTTCAGATCATGGCCATGCTCTGGAAAGATCGGGACTATCTGCCAGCCAGTCGGTTGAAACTCTATGAAGCCGCCCTGAACTACATACTCGATTACCGCGACCGTCAAAAGGGTCTTGAGCCTCTCCTTCCGGCAGAAGATGCCCTGCGTGTACTCGCTCCAGTCTCGCTCTGGATGCAGGAGGTGGTAAAACGCGACGAGGTTGAGCGGGGGGCGATGCAGCAGCAGATGCAGATTCAACTCAAGACGCTGACCAAGCGCTACAGCGCAGAGGAGTTTTGCCGGAACCTTGTTGACCGCGCCGGTCTGCTGGTGGAGTATCGCGACAGGGAGTACCTTTTTCGCCACAAATCGTTCAGGGAGTACATGGCTGGTCTGCAGCTCCAGAAAGAGTGGGGCAGGGAGCAGCGCATGGCCACTTTTGCCGGGTATTTCGGCGACGACTGGTGGAATGAGCCCTTGCGCTTTTTTATTGGCCAGGCTGATGCAGCAACCTTTGACGCCTTTATGCGCGAGCTTTTCAACTCGCCAGTCAGTGAAGAGATGACGCAGAAGCAGCAGGATTTGCTGACCACTCTCATCGAGGAGGCGCCGCAGATCTGTTTTGATGCACTGCGCAGCAAGCTGATGGAGCCAGAGACCACCCTCAACCGTCAGCGCTACCTGTTGCAGTGCCTCAACGCCATTGGCGAGCTGGAGGCCCATAAAGAGGCGCTTGAGGTGGTGGAGCAGTTCAACCTCTCGGAACTTTCCAAAGAGCGGCCTCTTGTAGCTGGCACTCTCAATGATCCCCTTGGCGCCGAGTATCTCCTGATCAAGGGCGGAAGCTTCGACTACTCCCTGACGAAAAAGCGGGAAACGGTGCCAGACCTCTACGTGGCAAAATTCACGGTGACCAATCGGCTTTTCCGCCAGTTTATCAGCTTCCTTGAGACAAAAGGGAGTGATGTTGCTGGAAACTTGCTTTTTGAGAGCTACAAGAAACACTTGTCAGCCCTGGCAGAGAGCATCAAGGAGTTCAGCAGTTGGTTGCAGCAAGAAAAAGAGTTGTCGAAACGGTTTGCTTCCAGGTACGATGACGACAAGCGATTCAACAAGGATGATCAGCCGGTGATAGCAACGTGGTATGCTGCCCGTGCTTATTGTCTCTGGCTTTCACTGCTTGAAAGCGACAAGGATGTGTTCTACCGGCTTCCTGCAGAAATGGAGTGGGAATTTGCTGCTGCAGGTGAGGAGGGGCGTTCCTACCCCTGGCCGAAAGAGCGGGGAGAGCCAACGCCAAAACTTGCCAATTATAATTCGAATGAAGGCTCTACAACGCCGGTTGGTCGTTATCCTGAGGGCGCCACGCCGGAAGGGCTCTTCGATATGGCAGGTAATGTATGGGAGTGGACGGATGATTGGTATGGCGAAAAAGAAGGGTACCGTTCGGTGCGGGGAGGTTCGTATTATAGCAGTAAAGCTGATGCTCTGCGCTGCTCCTCCCGGAACGACGACCTTCCGGGGAACTGGGGCAGCTACAATGTGGGTTTTCGAGTGATTCGTTCCAGTCATTCTTTTCTTCCTGAACATCTGATCCTCTGA
- a CDS encoding PIN domain-containing protein, with product MIDANVLSELMRTQPESIRRTRLENAAQKMFSADFTERCLPFDKHAAIVYAELVAHRKRIGKPVCTEDAQIAAIAVTENLTLVTRNIKDFTEIEGLKLINPWETA from the coding sequence TTGATTGATGCCAACGTCCTGTCGGAATTAATGCGTACGCAGCCAGAGAGTATACGCCGAACTCGGCTGGAAAATGCAGCACAAAAAATGTTTTCTGCAGATTTTACTGAACGGTGCCTTCCTTTTGACAAACATGCCGCAATCGTTTATGCAGAACTCGTTGCCCATCGAAAACGCATCGGAAAACCTGTTTGCACAGAAGATGCCCAAATAGCAGCTATCGCGGTAACCGAAAACCTGACACTTGTCACCCGAAACATTAAGGATTTTACAGAAATTGAAGGCCTGAAACTGATAAATCCCTGGGAAACAGCTTGA
- a CDS encoding DUF2281 domain-containing protein — MTTTEKIYRTMQELPEPMRHEVLDFAEFFKQKKSTDTPGSGNLAKRIQEHFKGLNAEDIVIPSRQFPRTLPQVED, encoded by the coding sequence ATGACAACAACAGAGAAAATATACCGAACGATGCAAGAACTTCCAGAACCGATGCGTCATGAAGTGCTGGATTTCGCTGAATTTTTCAAGCAGAAAAAATCAACCGATACACCCGGATCAGGAAATCTTGCCAAACGTATTCAGGAGCACTTTAAAGGCTTGAATGCTGAAGATATTGTTATTCCATCACGTCAGTTCCCCCGCACTCTTCCGCAAGTTGAGGATTGA
- a CDS encoding recombinase family protein — MLIGYARVSTKDQDTKAQIAALEFGGCEMIFQEKASGGRWDRPELHRLLEQLRKDDVVVVWKLDRLSRSLKDVLTFMEKINQAGAGFRSLTEVIDTTSPGGRMMMQIVGTFAEFERAMLRERTRNGLDAARKQGRVGGRRPKLTSEQQKEIIHFVTSGQKTAADAARLFNVHPATVSRLMKFTKTA, encoded by the coding sequence ATGCTTATCGGTTATGCGCGTGTTTCCACCAAGGATCAGGACACCAAAGCACAAATTGCCGCGCTGGAATTTGGCGGATGTGAAATGATCTTTCAAGAGAAAGCTTCCGGGGGCCGATGGGACAGGCCAGAATTGCATCGGTTGTTAGAGCAACTGCGCAAGGACGATGTGGTGGTTGTCTGGAAGCTTGACCGTTTATCACGCTCTCTGAAAGATGTGTTGACTTTTATGGAGAAGATTAATCAAGCAGGAGCTGGGTTTCGTAGTCTGACGGAAGTAATTGACACTACTTCGCCCGGTGGCCGCATGATGATGCAAATCGTAGGGACATTTGCGGAGTTCGAGCGGGCAATGCTTCGAGAGCGCACGCGCAACGGTTTGGATGCCGCACGCAAACAAGGGCGTGTTGGAGGTCGCCGACCAAAGCTCACCTCAGAGCAACAGAAAGAGATCATCCATTTTGTTACGTCTGGACAGAAAACCGCAGCGGATGCAGCCAGGCTTTTTAATGTCCATCCAGCTACGGTATCAAGACTCATGAAGTTTACCAAAACTGCTTAG
- a CDS encoding nucleotidyl transferase AbiEii/AbiGii toxin family protein produces MIFSPNLSILPPPQLLLWPELDATPSTFTLYGGTALALRLGHRTSVDFDFFSNQPFDPDDLADALPYLKGAERVQVGQNTLTCRVERDGPVLLSFFGGLGLGQVTPRDQAEGGSIYVASLLDIAGTKVAVIQKRAEVKDYLDIDALLQHGVDLPNALAAGSVVYGRSFNPMIALKALSFFDDLPTLSVDVRKRLSIAVASVDPASLPILTPYAKRTDENEPTS; encoded by the coding sequence ATGATTTTTAGTCCTAATCTATCCATTCTTCCGCCACCGCAGCTTTTGCTCTGGCCGGAACTTGACGCTACGCCATCGACATTTACGCTTTACGGCGGAACGGCGCTTGCTTTGCGTTTGGGGCACAGGACTTCTGTTGATTTTGATTTTTTTTCTAATCAGCCTTTTGATCCGGATGATCTGGCTGATGCTCTTCCTTATCTCAAGGGAGCGGAGCGCGTGCAGGTTGGCCAAAATACATTGACTTGCCGTGTTGAGCGTGACGGCCCTGTTTTGCTCTCTTTTTTTGGTGGTCTTGGTCTTGGGCAGGTTACACCTCGCGATCAGGCCGAGGGAGGTTCAATCTATGTCGCATCCCTGTTAGACATTGCAGGAACGAAAGTAGCTGTAATACAAAAACGGGCAGAGGTAAAAGACTATCTCGATATTGATGCGCTGTTACAACACGGTGTTGACTTGCCAAACGCTTTAGCTGCTGGCAGTGTCGTTTATGGACGCAGCTTCAACCCTATGATTGCATTGAAGGCACTCTCCTTTTTTGATGATCTTCCAACCTTATCCGTAGATGTGCGCAAGCGGTTGAGTATTGCAGTTGCATCTGTCGATCCAGCCTCTCTTCCCATATTAACGCCTTATGCCAAGCGGACGGATGAAAACGAACCAACATCATGA
- a CDS encoding Lcl C-terminal domain-containing protein codes for MNRIKSGIARLSMVSMLVGLTMVIMSSALSFAAKIGDSYSGGIVFFVDSTGQHGLIAAREDIDLSYIDAYGAGEVVGAYRWSTGQYRDAVRPDYAEKMLSNTSPAIGEGAENTRKILAKYPVALFPQSASAVASMYRGGGYSDWFLPSKEELNQLYLNRGAVEGLVPNFYWSSTEDSADHAWFQCFSNGKQFATNKTHVNLVRPVRAF; via the coding sequence GTGAACAGGATAAAATCAGGCATCGCCCGGCTGAGCATGGTGTCAATGTTGGTCGGATTAACTATGGTTATTATGTCTTCGGCTCTTTCGTTTGCCGCGAAGATTGGTGATAGTTACAGTGGGGGTATTGTCTTTTTTGTTGATAGTACCGGGCAGCATGGTTTGATTGCTGCCAGGGAGGATATAGATCTCTCCTATATCGATGCATATGGTGCAGGGGAGGTTGTTGGGGCATATCGCTGGAGTACCGGCCAATATAGAGATGCGGTTCGTCCTGATTATGCAGAGAAGATGCTATCGAATACAAGCCCGGCCATTGGTGAAGGAGCAGAAAATACGAGAAAGATTTTGGCAAAATATCCTGTAGCACTTTTTCCGCAAAGCGCTTCAGCCGTTGCGTCAATGTATCGCGGTGGTGGTTACAGCGACTGGTTTTTACCGAGCAAGGAGGAGCTGAACCAGCTTTATCTCAACAGAGGAGCTGTTGAGGGTCTTGTACCTAATTTCTACTGGAGTTCAACGGAGGATAGTGCAGACCATGCATGGTTTCAGTGTTTCTCCAATGGCAAGCAGTTTGCCACCAATAAAACCCATGTCAATCTTGTTCGGCCTGTCCGGGCTTTTTGA
- a CDS encoding ABC transporter ATP-binding protein: MKNLLGLKPYLLRYKKNLWSGFLFIILTNLFAVIAPKYIGLAIDTMNRHFALSDVLRDTGLYFLLSLLSGFFLFLVRQNIIVASRHIEYDLKNDYYQHLQKLPRSFYNTTSTGDLISRGTNDLNAIREFLGPGIMYSLNTFFRLLFALIAMIAISPELTLFALLPAPLLSYSVYKIGSSMQKRSKSIQESYAGITNLVQENLSGIRVVKSYTRESFEINRFECLNKEYYRKNLSLGKLQALFFAFLTSMTALSLLPVIWVGGINVINGSMTVGGIAQFIVYVSMLSWPIISIGWVTSIVQRAASAQIRLNAIFNAKPDVAETENKGQKEESFKGKLSFRDVQFHYPGQEKNPILKKITFDIAAGSKVAIVGATGSGKTTLVNLIPRLYETVQGTILFDGHDIRSLPLKTLRELIGFVPQVNFLFSDTIARNINWGSRNEDADMVIEASKIAMLYGDVEEFPDGFETMLGEKGINLSGGQKQRACIARAIAWKPPLLILDDALSAVDTGTEARIFEALLQKLPETTILLISHRISTVKNCDRIIVLKEGSIVESGTHEELLQQKTLYAELYNQQLLEEEIFSLS, encoded by the coding sequence ATGAAAAATCTTCTTGGTCTGAAACCTTATCTGTTAAGGTATAAAAAAAATCTCTGGTCTGGCTTTCTCTTCATCATTCTGACCAACCTCTTCGCTGTCATCGCGCCAAAGTACATCGGTCTTGCAATCGATACCATGAATCGGCATTTTGCGCTTTCGGATGTTCTTCGCGATACGGGCCTCTATTTTCTCCTCTCCCTCTTAAGCGGTTTTTTTCTCTTTCTTGTACGCCAGAATATCATTGTTGCATCACGGCATATTGAATATGACCTGAAAAACGACTACTACCAGCATCTGCAGAAGCTTCCCCGCAGTTTTTATAATACCACCAGTACCGGTGATCTCATTTCAAGAGGAACAAACGACCTGAATGCCATAAGAGAGTTCCTTGGACCCGGCATCATGTACTCCCTCAACACCTTCTTCAGACTCTTGTTTGCACTGATTGCCATGATCGCAATCTCTCCAGAACTGACTCTCTTCGCGCTGCTACCCGCTCCTCTTCTCAGCTATTCTGTCTATAAAATAGGCAGTTCCATGCAGAAACGCTCAAAAAGCATCCAGGAGAGCTATGCCGGAATTACCAATCTGGTACAGGAAAACCTCTCTGGCATCAGGGTTGTAAAAAGCTATACCCGAGAATCATTCGAAATCAACCGCTTTGAATGCCTGAACAAAGAGTACTATCGCAAAAACCTCTCTTTGGGAAAACTGCAGGCACTCTTTTTTGCTTTTCTGACCTCCATGACAGCCCTTTCGCTGCTTCCCGTTATCTGGGTCGGTGGTATAAACGTCATTAATGGAAGCATGACCGTCGGCGGGATTGCACAATTTATTGTCTATGTATCCATGCTGAGCTGGCCCATCATCTCAATCGGTTGGGTCACCAGTATTGTGCAGAGAGCGGCATCGGCCCAGATTCGGCTGAATGCAATTTTCAACGCCAAACCCGATGTCGCCGAAACAGAAAATAAGGGCCAAAAAGAGGAGTCTTTCAAGGGGAAACTCTCATTTCGGGATGTACAGTTTCATTATCCCGGTCAGGAGAAAAATCCCATCCTGAAAAAAATAACGTTCGACATTGCTGCAGGATCAAAAGTTGCAATCGTCGGCGCAACAGGTTCGGGCAAAACAACACTGGTCAACCTCATACCGAGGCTCTACGAAACTGTACAAGGGACAATACTCTTTGACGGTCACGACATCCGAAGCCTGCCATTGAAAACCCTGAGGGAACTCATTGGCTTTGTCCCCCAGGTCAACTTTCTCTTTTCCGATACCATTGCCCGCAATATCAACTGGGGAAGTCGTAACGAAGATGCTGATATGGTAATTGAAGCAAGCAAAATAGCGATGCTCTATGGTGATGTTGAAGAGTTCCCTGATGGCTTTGAGACCATGCTTGGTGAAAAAGGAATCAACCTCTCGGGCGGACAGAAACAGAGAGCCTGTATTGCACGAGCCATTGCATGGAAACCCCCTCTTCTGATACTTGACGACGCACTCTCAGCCGTCGACACCGGAACCGAAGCCCGTATCTTTGAGGCTCTTCTGCAAAAACTTCCCGAGACCACCATCCTGCTGATCAGCCACAGAATTTCAACCGTAAAAAACTGTGACCGCATCATCGTACTGAAAGAGGGCTCCATTGTCGAAAGCGGAACCCATGAAGAGCTCCTGCAACAGAAAACCCTCTATGCAGAACTTTACAACCAGCAACTACTCGAAGAGGAGATCTTCTCCCTCTCATAA